From one Streptomyces sp. R41 genomic stretch:
- a CDS encoding YbhN family protein produces the protein MCLLPLALVLVVAVRHRSVLVEGFGHLESAEWPWLAAAAATTCLTWVAAAFTRQGAVIERLPARRLLATQFAAGAANHLLPTGLGAGAVNLRFMTVCGVPLARSSAALALYMLAESIARLSLLLGLLIAFPGALRIGSLLPDGAIGPLLLGVGLVLCVVVATLLLVRRLRTAVLSFLRTALGEARSVHSRPSRALALWGGSLAFPLLQATGLAAVGLALGLPVPPVHMAVAYLAATVAVALVPTPGGIGSVEAALVVALVAAGGPVAVATAVVLAYRIITVWVPLLPGALTLGALVRWKVI, from the coding sequence CTGTGCCTGCTCCCGCTCGCCCTTGTGCTGGTGGTCGCGGTACGCCACCGCTCCGTGCTCGTGGAGGGCTTCGGTCACCTGGAGTCGGCCGAGTGGCCCTGGCTCGCGGCCGCGGCCGCGACGACCTGCCTGACCTGGGTCGCGGCGGCCTTCACCCGTCAGGGCGCGGTCATCGAGCGGCTGCCGGCGCGCCGGCTGCTCGCCACCCAGTTCGCGGCGGGCGCGGCCAACCATCTGCTGCCGACCGGCTTGGGTGCCGGCGCGGTCAATCTGCGCTTCATGACGGTGTGCGGCGTGCCGCTCGCCCGCTCGTCGGCCGCGCTCGCGCTCTACATGCTGGCTGAGTCGATCGCCCGGCTGAGCCTGCTGCTGGGGCTGCTGATCGCGTTCCCGGGGGCGCTGCGGATCGGCAGCCTCCTTCCGGACGGGGCGATCGGCCCCCTGCTGCTCGGCGTCGGCCTGGTGCTGTGCGTCGTCGTGGCGACCCTTCTTCTCGTACGACGGCTCCGTACGGCCGTCCTCTCCTTCCTGCGCACCGCGCTCGGCGAGGCGCGCTCGGTGCACTCCCGTCCGTCCCGCGCGCTCGCCCTGTGGGGCGGATCGCTCGCCTTCCCGCTGCTCCAGGCGACCGGTCTGGCCGCGGTGGGGCTGGCGTTGGGGCTACCGGTACCGCCGGTGCACATGGCGGTCGCGTATCTGGCGGCGACGGTCGCCGTCGCGCTGGTACCGACGCCGGGCGGAATCGGCTCGGTGGAGGCCGCGCTGGTCGTCGCACTGGTCGCGGCGGGCGGCCCGGTGGCCGTGGCGACGGCGGTGGTGCTGGCGTACCGGATCATCACGGTGTGGGTGCCGCTGCTGCCGGGGGCCCTGACGCTCGGGGCGCTGGTCCGCTGGAAGGTGATCTGA